In a genomic window of Labeo rohita strain BAU-BD-2019 chromosome 20, IGBB_LRoh.1.0, whole genome shotgun sequence:
- the gja10b gene encoding gap junction protein alpha 10 b translates to MGDWNLLGSILEEVHIHSTIVGKIWLTILFIFRMLVLGVAAEDVWDDEQSEFVCNTEQPGCKNVCYDQAFPISLIRYWVLQIIFVSSPSLVYMGHALYRLRTLEKERHKKKAQLKVELEETEALEEHKRIEKELKKLDEQKKVRKAPLRGSLLRTYVLHIITRSAVEVGFIVGQYALYGIGLSPLYKCERDPCPNSVDCFVSRPTEKNIFMIFMLVIAGVSLFLNLLEIFHLGVKKIKQSIYGSKYSGDDESICRSKKNSMVQQVCILTNSSPQKLMHLTHTSLTVVPDGQNAPMPLYMPMAAPPSSQEVPNSASNGSKQPPRENRLPSQPEFQALQQLGATERRPTLDDRPHSCSSEESGPKSSGPPKNFGQQPRASFRASNIEIPAALRKQSRVSQCKDFSEESDSQESGNYPTARKASFMSRGLSESPSESQASKSGSDTEANRIAQGESPAMTPPPAAGRRMSMSMILELSSIMKK, encoded by the exons ATGGGAGATTGGAACTTGCTAGGGAGTATCTTGGAGGAGGTTCATATTCACTCCACCATTGTGGGCAAAATCTGGCTCACCATTCTGTTCATTTTCCGTATGCTGGTGCTCGGGGTTGCCGCCGAAGACGTGTGGGACGATGAGCAAAGTGAGTTTGTGTGCAACACAGAGCAGCCTGGATGCAAGAACGTCTGCTACGACCAGGCGTTCCCCATATCCCTCATCCGATACTGGGTCTTACAGATCATCTTCGTCTCCTCACCTTCTTTGGTGTACATGGGGCACGCACTGTACCGGCTCCGAACGCTGGAGAAGGAGCGCCACAAGAAGAAAGCTCAACTGaaggtggagctggaggagACAGAGGCTTTGGAAGAGCACAAACGGATTGAGAAAGAGCTTAAGAAGCTGGATGAGCAGAAGAAAGTGAGGAAGGCTCCTCTGAGGGGTTCTTTGCTGCGCACATATGTGTTGCATATCATAACAAGGTCAGCTGTGGAAGTGGGATTCATAGTAGGACAATACGCGCTCTACGGTATCGGACTGTCGCCGTTATACAAGTGCGAGCGTGACCCTTGTCCCAACAGCGTGGACTGCTTTGTTTCAAGGCCAACGGAGAAGAACATCTTTATGATTTTCATGCTGGTTATCGCAGGGGTGTCTCTGTTCCTCAATCTCCTGGAGATATTCCACCTTGGAGTGAAAAAGATCAAGCAGAGCATATACGGATCCAAGTACAGCGGAGATGATGAAAGTATCTGCAGGTCAAAGAAGAACTCCATGGTCCAACAAGTATGCATCCTTACCAATTCCTCCCCACAGAAGCTTATGCATTTAACGCACACTTCCCTCACGGTGGTCCCAGATGGACAGAATGCACCCATGCCTCTCTATATGCCAATGGCTGCTCCTCCATCTAGCCAAGAGGTACCAAACAGCGCCTCTAATGGTTCTAAGCAGCCTCCCAGAGAGAACCGTCTTCCTAGTCAGCCTGAATTTCAGGCTCTGCAACAGCTGGGAGCCACAGAGCGACGACCCACTTTAGACGACCGTCCACACTCCTGCAGCAGTGAGGAGTCCGGGCCCAAGAGCTCTGGACCGCCCAAAAACTTTGGTCAGCAGCCCAGAGCTTCATTCAGAGCCAGTAACATAGAGATACCGGCAGCGTTACGGAAACAGAGCCGAGTCAGTCAGTGTAAAGACTTCAGTGAGGAGAGTGATTCGCAAGAGAGTGGGAACTACCCCACTGCCAGGAAAGCTAGTTTCATGTCGCGGGGGCTTTCAGAGAGCCCGTCCGAAAGTCAAGCCTCCAAAAGTGGATCGGACACAGAGGCCAATCGTATAGCTCAAGGGGAGAGTCCAGCTATGACACCGCCTCCTGCTGCTGGACGCAGAATGTCAATG agCATGATTTTGGAACTGTCTTCAATCATGAAAAAGTGA